Within Kiritimatiellia bacterium, the genomic segment GGCACCGTGGTGGCAGTGGATGGCGGATTTTCCGCCTATTCAGGGGTTTAAACGACGTGCGCGTGACGCAGAAGGACATTGCGCGGCGGCTGGGCGTCTCCACCTCACTGGTGTCGCGTGTGTTGAGCGGGACGGCCGAGTCGATCGGCGCCAATCCCGGAACAATTGCCCGGATCCGTAAAGAGGCCGAAGCGCTCGGATATGCGCCCAGCGCTGCGGCGCGCCAGCTCCGCGGTCGGGGACCGGGGTTGATCGGTGTTGTGGCTGCGGACCTCGAGGACCCCTTCTTCGGTCCTCTCGCGGCGGAGGTTGCGCGGCAGGCCCACGCGGCGGGCTTTGCGCTGACTTTGGTAGGTGTGGATCGGCGCGTGCCCGATCCATCGGATATTCACGCCCTGCTTCAATACCACCTGGAGGGCCTCCTGATTCTGGGCGGTGGGCCGAATGCCTGGGTGGCGCCGTTCCTCGAGCGGCGAATTCGGGTTGTCCGGATCGGCGTGGGCGAAGGCGCGCCGCACATCGCGCAGGTGGCGGTGGATGAAATCGCCGGTTTTGCCGCACTGATCGACCATCTGATCGACAAGGGGCACCGTGACTTTGCGTTTGTCGGGGCGGACGTCCCCTCGCACCGACGGCGGCGAAATCTGGTCCGGGCGCTGTTGCGCAAGCGCCGGCTTGCGCTGCCCGCCTCGCGCGCCGTCCTGCCGGACTCGGATGTGTTGGAGGCCGGCGCTCGCGGCGGCGAAAAGCTTGTCCGCGCAAACAGCGACCAGTGGCCCACCGCGATTATCTGTTCCAGCGACGCCGTCGCGCTGGGGGTCCTGAGGTCCGTTGCTTCGGTCGGTTGGCGGGTGCCCGACCACGTGTCCGTCACTGGGTTTGACGACCTCGCTCTCGCTCGACTGTCGAATCCGCCGTTGACAAGTGCCCGGCAACCGATCGACAACATGGTGGCGGATGCGCTTCGGATGGTCCGTGAGGGCGCGCCCACGGGGGTCTCGCGCCTGCACGCGCCGATCCTGGTCGTGCGCGGATCCACCGATTTCGCTTGCCGCACTACATGACCATGGCTTCGACGCGAGCCCGCTTTCCCGGACGCCATTTTTTATTGGAAACGCCGCTGGCCCGCCGCCTGTACCATGAGGTGGCTGCGCCACTGCCGATTATTGACTACCACAACCACCTCCCTCCGCGCGAGATCGCGGAGAACCGCCGCTTCGAAAACCTCACGCGGCTCTGGCTGGCAGGCGACCATTACAAATGGCGGGCTATGCGGACGCTCGGGGTCCCGGAGCGCTTCATCACGGGCGACGCGTCCGACTGGGAAAAATTTGAACGCTGGGCAGCCTGCGTCCCGCTCACGGCCCGCAATCCCCTCTATCACTGGACCCACATGGAGTTGCAGGACCCGCTGGAAATTTTTGTGCCGCTGAATGCCGTCACGGCCAGCCAGGTGTGGGCGCAGGCGAACGAGAAGCTGGCCGATTCCTCGTATTTTGTCCGAGGGCTGCTCAAACGAGCCCGCG encodes:
- a CDS encoding LacI family transcriptional regulator produces the protein MRVTQKDIARRLGVSTSLVSRVLSGTAESIGANPGTIARIRKEAEALGYAPSAAARQLRGRGPGLIGVVAADLEDPFFGPLAAEVARQAHAAGFALTLVGVDRRVPDPSDIHALLQYHLEGLLILGGGPNAWVAPFLERRIRVVRIGVGEGAPHIAQVAVDEIAGFAALIDHLIDKGHRDFAFVGADVPSHRRRRNLVRALLRKRRLALPASRAVLPDSDVLEAGARGGEKLVRANSDQWPTAIICSSDAVALGVLRSVASVGWRVPDHVSVTGFDDLALARLSNPPLTSARQPIDNMVADALRMVREGAPTGVSRLHAPILVVRGSTDFACRTT